Below is a genomic region from Lampris incognitus isolate fLamInc1 chromosome 2, fLamInc1.hap2, whole genome shotgun sequence.
TCTAGGTTGGTAAACATGTGTGTCCATTTGCTCACCCTGGAATGGGCATCCACACCCTGAGGGAGATTAGTCTGCTGAAAGGAGAGGACATAGCCACCGTGTTGACCACCATCCGAAGCAACACCACCCAGCTCTATGGCTTGTGATCAAGCAGAATGATTGTCAGGACCTGTAGGGCCATCATATACCAAATGACTTGATTACTCATGAATCCATTAAACATGTATTTCTGACCTAAATCTGTTAGTTTGAGCATGAGGGGTAATATTAGATGGATACTTAtattcaaaaaaaaaatgcattgagGCTTAGAGCTGGCGTTGCAAACATAATGTTGAGTCACTTTTCTAAAAGACCAACGGTTTTTATTTTTTGCCGTTCTTACCTTTATTATTACCTTTATTGGATGGTGataggagcgagagagacaggaaaggcaggggagagagaggagatgacatgcaacaaaggggccggattcgaaccgagGCCGCTGCGGTAGGTCCTCAATGGTAGGCGCTCCACCGGGGCACCCCCTGTCGCTGTTGTATTTTCTAGTAAACGTGTCGATGTTTTGATTTGCTGTGTTGCTCAGCGATCTCATTGAGCTGTTTTGTGTTGAGTCCTGTAATTCTGGTCCCTCACTGTTGAACTGTGTTATGCAGCAGTTTTCATGTTCATTTAGAATATATCCTCTACCATTTTCACCCATTAGACTTTATACTGCAGTCTGCTTTGTCTGTACCATTTCTGATTGTCGAAGAGGTTCTTAAGATAAACTGGATTAGGAGAGATGGTTCTTGACTTTCAGGGAAGTTGCTTGACCGTATGTTAAGTGCTGCATAGACTATATGTACTTTTTAACTCACGATCACATAGTAATACAAGAAAAAGTATAGGTTACCTCCCCAGTAATGTCTGTGACTCAGGTCCATTACGTTGCTTTCGTGTAAACGAGTGCTCTCATTTTAGTACTTTCATGTCCTTATAAATTCTCGTAGTAAATTAAATGGTTGTGCCTCAGCAGGCACCTCTGATAAAACCTTGCAAGGGAGAGGGGACAAAATACTTcagtagggtgtctgggtggggTGGCagtcattctgttgcctaccaacacggggatcggtggttcaagtccccgtgttgcctccggcttggtcgggcatcccgacagacacaattggccgtgtctgtgggtgggaagccggatgtgggtgtgtgtcctgctcgctgcactagcgcctcctctggtcggttggggcacctgttcggggggggctggggggaatagcgtgatcctcccatgcactacgcccccctggtgaaactcctcactgtcaggtgaaaagaagcggctggcgactccacatgtattggaggaggcatgtggtaatctgcagccctccctggattggcagagggggtggagtagcgaccgggacagctcggaagagtggggtaatcggccggatacaatcggggaggaaggggggggggaatccagtaGCGCTTGTCACAAGGAAACTAATCGAAGCCCTTTTTCTGAAGTAGATTTTTAACTTGAAAGTAGGTCATAGCAAAGCAAGCCCCAGCTTTTTCTCCACTTAAGGGTGCAGTCATGAAAGTAGTACTAGTGCAAGTACATTAGACCTTAACCCTCAATTACATCCTAATTTTCATGTACTCTACCTGATCTAGTTCCCCAGATATGAACAGGAAGCCGGGGTTGTTCTTGAAACTGGTAATTCAATGTTCATgccacaaataaaaataaataaatttcagTGTTTCCAAAATTAAGTCATAGGGAAATAAACGTCACTATACAGCTCTAAGTGAGCAAAAGTAAGTTCTGAAATGTACGAGACCAACATCTGAAGAGTCTGGCAAAGGTTTTTACTGTTTTGATTATCACTGTCCAAAGCAAATGGGATACAGAAACAGTTTGATGGTTGGAAAATGTTCTTGAGGCATCCAAAGTCGGTCAGTCTGAAACAGAGCCATAACATTAAACAAGTAAAATAGTTTTCTAGTATTGCAAGTTCATTCTACTTTGTCTAGTGACTAAACTAGAGGTGAATCGATACCAACCAGAACAAAGTAGTAAAACTAGGAAAACGAGCACCTGTTGCAGTATTTCCCAGGAGGTGCTGCAGGATTTTCTGCAATACTTGTCCGTACTCCTCAAACTCGTCCTCTGTCAGGGCGATGCCTGTTCCAAAGGGAGCGCTGACCTGCTGAAGAGAACATATGAGAACGTGGAGAACATGTGGGAGACTGTGGTGGAGAACATAGGAGAATGTGGTGGAGAGCATAGGAGAATGTGGCGGAGAACATGGTGGAGAACATAGGAGAACGTGGTGGAGAAAATATGAGAACGTGGGAGAATGTGGTGGAGAACATAAGAGAACGTGGTGGAGAAAATAGAACGTGGGAGAATGTGGTGGAGAACATAAGAGAATGTGGTGGAGAAAATAGAACGTGGGAGAATGTGGTGGAGAACATAGAACGTGGTGGAGAATGTGGAGAACATAAGAGAACGTGGTGGAGAAAATGGGAGAATGTGGTGGAGAACATAAGAGAATGTGGTGGAGAACATAGGAGAACGTGGTGGAGAACGTGGCGGAGAACGGGAACGTGTCATAAGGCTGAAGGGGGATGACGGGTGGACCGGAGCCTGAAGTGTGACTTCCACCCACCGTGACATCATTATCTTCCCCAGGTTGGACATACTCTTCGAAGGCTTGGCGTCCAGCTCGGGATGGCTTCCCCTTACCCTGAGGGAAACGGGACAAAGCATGTCATGCCTGCGACCACCCGCACTTCACATGGGGGGTGTAGTTGGACTGTGCGTGGGGAGATTTCCACGTATCTCAGCGCCTTTGTGAGGTGTGAAATGCAGTCGCTTGAGTTTTTAATAAAAGGGCGAATCCATTCTGTCACATCAAACCAAATAGTTAAGTCTTAAAATCTCTGGTAAATGACATTAACAGTGGCAAgaaaatcacacaaactaaatgTGACATCCAGACCGTTGTCTAGAGTCTAGCGTGGAATGTATCAGGGTGAAACACTGACACGTGATTTGAGAAAAACACGTGCGAACATTTCATCAAAAGTCAAAACAAAATGTAGTTATTGCAATATAAATCACTCTTATACTTCTGTtgcggatgacgttgtgatctgtagtgagagtagggtgcaggtggaggagagcctggagaggtggaggtatgcactggagagaagaggaatgaaagtcagtaggagcaagagggaatacctatgcgtgaatgagagggaggacagtgggatggtgagaaatacttggggtcaactgtccaaagtaacggggagttcaggagagaggagaagaagagagtgcaggcagggtggagtgggtggagaagagtgtcaggagtgatttgtgacagaagggtaccagcaagagttaaagggaaggtttacaagatggttgtgagaccagctatgttgtatggtttggagacagtggcactgatgaaaagacaggaggtggagctggaggtggcagagttgaagatgataagattttcactggcagTGATGAAGAAGTACAGGAAAACCTGATTCTGAATCAAAGGAGAAAGAAGTGTGTGAATCcttgcagacagagagagagagagagagggaggaagagacagtgagagagggagagaggaagaaagagggagggaaggagaggatgagagggaaaggaagagggagggaggaaaaagggtgagggtgaggaagagaaagggagagagaaggagggagagctgATCAAGtgttgttctatgtttctgccagatctatgtattcctttttttgtttttggttttgttttgtttagtactctgttgacctgttttgctttggcaacattgtaattaatacaGTCATgcaaataaagcatcattgaaatGGAATTGGATTGAGAGAGAGGGACTGAGatgaagagggaagagagagagagagagagagaaggagggttgaagaaaagcggcCTCTTACTTGTGGTTTGTGAGCAGGGCTGAGGAAGCTGGAGCCTCCTTTGACCAGCTCCCAGCACAGGGCCACACAGCAGAGCAGCAGGAGCACCTGCACCGTGGTTCTCTGCACCGGCATGATGCAGCGTGAAGGAAACCTgttgcacaaaaaaagaaaaagttcatccatccattatccaaactgcttatcctgctcagggtcgtggacatgccggagcctatcccagcagccattgggcggcaagcggggagacacctttgacaggctgccaggccatcacaggccaacACAGGGCTAGCTagctagggtgtgtagggtgtaaatatgatctgTAGTGCGGTGGTTTGGTAGGAAGCCaatctgactcttgctcaagacactgaccccaataactaccgaggcatctgtgtgagcagAAACCTGGGGCAGGTTTTCTGCTGCATCCTTACCGCCTTCCTTACCGAAAAGAAGTGACAGTTAAAATGCCCTAAAGTTTAGACCTGCTGATCTTAAATCGCCATTTTTTTTAGCAGTttaatctccatctggtgcataCAGAACAACAACAATAAGCAAAAGGATGAACTGGGGTAAAATGAATACCCCGAGCAATCTGACCGATACGACCTCTATCTGGGGCGCTATTAGACAGTTAAAGCGTAGGCTAAAATTCATACAGTTGGTTTGCATGTTTGACTTCCAATTCATCAGCTATGTTTCGGAATCCTACCCATAAATTGGCTGACTTTGTTGTGGAGGTGTAGCCTCTCACTATGAATGGCCCAGTAGCCACATACTCCGAGGGCTACAACAGATGATAGTAAgttcatcaaagaaggttgagtcagttcatctggatacaatgtttattgacagatacgtgtctGTCAATGGATACATCTGGATACTGTCAGTtgattcatctggatacaatgtttattgacagatacatatatgtcagtaaacattgtatccagatgaactgattcaaccttctttgattttcttacctggattattgagcagcatcaagacacgATGCGTGCTCAGTAATCCATGGTGCACGATAGTAAGTCAACTTTCAAAAGTAAGGAAGATAATacttttatctttctttcttttatttttcttttcttcaacAACATACCAGCTTTGCAATACCTTCAATGTGAAATAACAAAATACAAAAGTTTGCATGTTGTCAATTTTTATAGCCCccccagaaaaacaaaaacacagattgtccttccattatccgaaccgtttatcctgctctcagggtcgctgggatgctggagactatcccagcagtcattgggcggcaggtggggagacaccctggacaggccgccaggccatcacacagggcccgcccatacacacacacacacacctagggacaatttagtgcagccgattcacctgacctacatgtctcgactgtgggaggaaaccggagcctccggaggaaacccacacagacacggggagaacatgcaaactccacatagaggacgacccaggacgacccaccctggttggactaccccggtgctcgaacccaggaccttcttgctgtgaggtgaccgctcttaaccactgcgccaccgtgccgcccaagacaGATTGTACAGAACTAAAATGAAAAATGTAAAAGTACATAGACAAATGGCAAAATAGATCAAAATgtaaacacaaatacacaaatacaaataCGAAATCACAATTTGATACGTGCCTTGGTCCCATAGAATGAACTGAGCTGATACTCACCTCTGTATTTGCCTTCCCTTGAATTATGGACGTTCGAGTGGGGTCCTTGTTGCTGTTTTGTGCCTTATATCCTCTTCCTCTCAGTGTTCACATGCGTTTGAAATGCTCTCAAACCTTAGATAAGGTGTTATGTGGCTGAAATATCCTGGTTGTAAGGAGCCGTTCAAATATTTGAACGGATAAGAGACGAGGCATTTCTTTGTAGTGATATCACAGCGGACGGTCACGGTGTGGACCGGACAATGCCAGCGGCTGAACTGATATCTGTTGTCTTCACTATAAACATACAGCACAGGTATCAAACCTGCTGCACTGCAGTAATATTTGGGCCACTTGCTCCATGTTCAAATTTGTATTACGCCGAACATCCCACTATAGATGCAAACCAGATATGAAGTACAGAGTGAACATCACGTGGTCCATGTCACCCTTCTTGCATGGCGGCCATGGCGGCAACAAATACAGTCTGCACTGCTAAATGCAAGACAGGCTGCAACACTGGCCACGAAGATCCTGAAATTTGTATGTCAGCCAGCCAGTTTTTAAAATGACTGCTTTTGATTGACAGATGGGTTCCAGCATTACCAACAGGGGGCATATGGACTGTTGAATGGAGAGAATTTTCAAAAAATGCTGAAGGTTGCATGAAATCATCCAAACGAGGGACAACTTGTGAACAAGCTGGACAAGAAACACGATACGCATGTGGCTGGCCTTGATCTACACAGCAACTTGGCATCCCGGTGGcgctgtcccctcacagcaagaaggtcctgggttcaaaccccgggattgtccaaccttgggggtcatcccaggtcgtcctctgtgtggagtttgcatgttcccccccgtgtctgcggtgggttttctccgggtgctccggtttcccccaccatcagaaagacatgcatgttagggttaatactcctgtctgtgcccctgagcaaggggaccaaccccggggaccaactggagt
It encodes:
- the ghrl gene encoding ghrelin/obestatin prepropeptide isoform X1, which encodes MPVQRTTVQVLLLLCCVALCWELVKGGSSFLSPAHKPQGKGKPSRAGRQAFEEYVQPGEDNDVTQVSAPFGTGIALTEDEFEEYGQVLQKILQHLLGNTATD
- the ghrl gene encoding ghrelin/obestatin prepropeptide isoform X4; the encoded protein is MPVQRTTVQVLLLLCCVALCWELVKGGSSFLSPAHKPQVSAPFGTGIALTEDEFEEYGQVLQKILQHLLGNTATD
- the ghrl gene encoding ghrelin/obestatin prepropeptide isoform X2, producing MPVQRTTVQVLLLLCCVALCWELVKGGSSFLSPAHKPQGKGKPSRAGRQAFEEYVQPGEDNDVTVSAPFGTGIALTEDEFEEYGQVLQKILQHLLGNTATD
- the ghrl gene encoding ghrelin/obestatin prepropeptide isoform X3 is translated as MPVQRTTVQVLLLLCCVALCWELVKGGSSFLSPAHKPQQVSAPFGTGIALTEDEFEEYGQVLQKILQHLLGNTATD